Proteins from a single region of Amycolatopsis sp. CA-230715:
- the secY gene encoding preprotein translocase subunit SecY has translation MLSAFRSALATPDLRKKILFTLLIVTVYRIGAVIPAPGVSYVNVQACQAQGSDDQGIYSLLNLFSGGALLQLSIFSTGIMPYITASIIVQLLTVVIPRFEELKKEGQSGQNKLTQYTRYLTIALAILQATGVVALADRKQLFPNCDQPILPDNSVYAMAIVVIAMTAGTAVMMWLGELITERGVGNGMSVLIFLNIAARIPSEGALILSNKGGLVFALICVFGLVIIASVIFVEQGQRRIPVQYAKRMIGRRMYGGTSTYLPIKVNQAGVIPVIFASSLLYLPDLIGKLVGSADGNSWWQRFLQTYLVNQSSWVHILLYFALIIFFTYFYITITFNVDERAEEMKKFGGFIPGIRPGRPTAEYLSFVLGRITLPGSIYLGLIAILPNFFLSVTGGGQNQNFPFGGTAVLIMVGVGLDTVKQIESQLMQRNYEGFLR, from the coding sequence GTGCTCAGCGCCTTCCGCTCGGCTCTCGCGACGCCGGATCTGCGCAAGAAGATCCTGTTCACGCTGTTGATCGTGACGGTCTACCGAATCGGTGCCGTCATTCCAGCGCCCGGGGTTTCCTATGTGAACGTGCAGGCGTGCCAAGCGCAGGGCAGCGACGACCAAGGCATCTACTCCCTGCTGAACCTGTTCAGCGGCGGGGCGCTCCTGCAGTTGTCGATCTTCTCGACCGGCATCATGCCCTACATCACCGCGAGCATCATCGTTCAGCTGCTCACCGTGGTGATCCCTCGTTTCGAGGAGCTCAAGAAGGAAGGCCAGTCCGGCCAGAACAAGCTGACGCAGTACACCCGGTACCTGACGATCGCGCTGGCGATCCTGCAGGCCACCGGCGTCGTCGCGCTGGCGGACCGCAAGCAGCTCTTCCCGAACTGCGACCAGCCGATCCTCCCGGACAACAGCGTCTACGCGATGGCCATCGTCGTCATCGCGATGACCGCGGGCACCGCGGTCATGATGTGGCTGGGCGAGCTGATCACCGAGCGCGGCGTCGGCAACGGCATGTCGGTGCTGATCTTCCTGAACATCGCGGCGCGGATCCCCAGCGAAGGCGCGCTCATCCTGAGCAACAAGGGCGGCCTGGTCTTCGCCCTGATCTGCGTGTTCGGACTCGTGATCATCGCGAGCGTCATCTTCGTGGAACAGGGCCAGCGCCGGATCCCGGTGCAGTACGCCAAGCGCATGATCGGCCGCCGGATGTACGGGGGCACTTCGACCTACCTGCCGATCAAGGTGAACCAGGCCGGTGTCATCCCGGTCATCTTCGCGTCGTCGCTGCTGTACCTGCCCGACCTGATCGGCAAGCTCGTCGGCAGCGCGGACGGCAACTCCTGGTGGCAGCGGTTCCTGCAGACCTACCTGGTGAACCAGTCCAGCTGGGTGCACATCCTGCTGTACTTCGCCCTGATCATCTTCTTCACCTACTTCTACATCACGATCACGTTCAACGTGGACGAGCGTGCGGAGGAGATGAAGAAGTTCGGCGGCTTCATCCCCGGCATCAGGCCGGGGCGTCCCACCGCCGAATACCTGAGCTTCGTCCTGGGGCGGATTACGCTGCCGGGCTCGATCTACCTCGGTCTCATCGCGATCCTGCCGAACTTCTTCCTGTCCGTCACCGGAGGCGGGCAGAACCAGAACTTCCCGTTCGGCGGTACCGCGGTGCTGATCATGGTCGGTGTCGGCCTCGACACCGTGAAGCAGATCGAAAGCCAGCTCATGCAGCGTAACTACGAAGGGTTCCTCCGATGA
- the rpsD gene encoding 30S ribosomal protein S4, with protein sequence MARYTGPATRISRRLKVDLIGGDQAFERRPYPPGQHGRGRVKESEYLLQLQEKQKARHTYGVLERQFSRYYKEAARRTGKTGENLLQILESRLDNVIYRAGIARTRRQARQLVSHGHFLVNGVKVNVPSFQVSKFDIIDVKPKSLNALPFVVAKESFGERPIPAWLQVVQSNLRVLVHQLPERAQIEVPVQEQLIVEFYSK encoded by the coding sequence ATGGCTCGTTACACCGGCCCCGCGACGCGTATTTCGCGTCGCCTCAAGGTTGACCTCATCGGCGGCGACCAGGCTTTCGAGCGTCGCCCCTACCCGCCCGGCCAGCACGGCCGCGGCCGGGTCAAGGAGAGCGAGTACCTGCTTCAGCTGCAGGAGAAGCAGAAGGCTCGCCACACCTACGGCGTGCTCGAGCGCCAGTTCAGCCGCTACTACAAGGAAGCCGCTCGTCGCACCGGCAAGACCGGTGAGAACCTGCTGCAGATCCTCGAGTCGCGCCTGGACAACGTGATCTACCGCGCCGGCATCGCCAGGACGCGCCGTCAGGCCCGCCAGCTGGTGAGCCACGGCCACTTCCTGGTCAACGGCGTGAAGGTGAACGTCCCGAGCTTCCAGGTCTCGAAGTTCGACATCATCGACGTGAAGCCGAAGTCGCTGAACGCGCTGCCGTTCGTCGTGGCCAAGGAGTCCTTCGGTGAGCGCCCGATCCCGGCCTGGCTGCAGGTCGTGCAGTCCAACCTCCGCGTGCTGGTCCACCAGCTCCCGGAGCGTGCGCAGATCGAGGTTCCGGTCCAGGAACAGCTGATCGTCGAGTTCTACTCGAAGTGA
- the rplN gene encoding 50S ribosomal protein L14, whose translation MIQQESRLRVADNTGAKEILCIRVLGGSGRRYAGIGDIIVATVKDAIPAAGVKKGDVVKAVIVRTVKERRRPDGSYIRFDENAAVLIKNDNEPRGTRIFGPVGRELRDRKFMKIISLAPEVL comes from the coding sequence GTGATCCAGCAGGAGTCGCGACTGCGAGTCGCCGACAACACGGGTGCCAAGGAGATCCTCTGCATCCGCGTGCTCGGCGGTTCGGGGCGGCGCTACGCCGGCATCGGCGACATCATCGTCGCCACCGTGAAGGACGCCATCCCGGCCGCCGGGGTGAAGAAGGGCGACGTCGTCAAGGCCGTCATCGTCCGCACGGTGAAGGAGCGTCGTCGTCCGGATGGCTCCTACATCCGGTTCGACGAGAACGCCGCCGTGCTCATCAAGAACGACAACGAGCCCCGGGGCACCCGCATCTTCGGCCCGGTGGGCCGCGAGCTGCGCGACCGAAAGTTCATGAAGATCATTTCGCTCGCGCCGGAGGTGTTGTAA
- a CDS encoding adenylate kinase, translated as MTRLVLVGPPGAGKGTQAVALSEQLRVPHISTGDLFRAHVGDQTPLGQEAKRYLDSGELVPDSVTNEMVRERLADPDAKAGFLLDGFPRNTKQAEVLGEILSESDTSLDAVIQLKVAEDVVVGRLLSRGRADDTEEVIRRRQQVYVSETAPLLEYYADILVSVDGVGDVDEVSSRVLAALRDRT; from the coding sequence ATGACGCGCCTCGTTCTCGTGGGCCCGCCAGGCGCGGGCAAAGGCACTCAGGCGGTGGCGCTCTCGGAGCAGCTCCGAGTTCCGCACATCTCGACCGGCGATCTGTTCCGCGCGCACGTCGGCGACCAGACGCCGCTGGGCCAGGAAGCGAAGCGCTACCTGGACTCCGGCGAACTGGTCCCGGACTCCGTTACGAACGAAATGGTGCGGGAGCGGCTCGCGGACCCGGACGCGAAGGCCGGTTTCCTGCTCGACGGCTTCCCCCGCAACACGAAGCAGGCCGAGGTGCTCGGCGAGATCCTGTCGGAGTCGGACACCTCGCTCGACGCGGTCATCCAGCTGAAGGTCGCCGAGGACGTCGTCGTCGGCCGCCTGCTTTCGCGTGGCCGCGCCGACGACACCGAAGAGGTCATCCGCCGCCGCCAGCAGGTCTACGTGTCGGAAACGGCGCCCCTGCTGGAGTACTACGCCGACATCCTGGTTTCGGTCGACGGCGTCGGCGACGTGGACGAGGTCTCCTCCCGGGTGCTGGCCGCACTGCGCGACCGGACGTGA
- the rpsQ gene encoding 30S ribosomal protein S17 — translation MSEQTEELAKQPVQKSDSGRNYRKVREGLVVSDKMSKTIVVELENRKKHARYAKVLRSTSKVKAHDEENVAGVGDRVILMETRPLSATKRWRLVRIVEKAK, via the coding sequence ATGAGTGAGCAGACCGAAGAGCTCGCGAAGCAGCCGGTCCAGAAGTCCGATTCTGGCCGCAACTACCGGAAGGTCCGCGAGGGCCTCGTCGTCTCGGACAAGATGAGCAAGACGATCGTGGTCGAGCTCGAGAACCGCAAGAAGCACGCGCGCTACGCGAAGGTCCTTCGCAGCACCAGCAAGGTGAAGGCGCACGACGAGGAGAACGTCGCCGGCGTCGGCGACCGCGTGATCCTCATGGAGACCCGGCCGCTGTCCGCGACCAAGCGCTGGCGCCTGGTGCGGATCGTGGAGAAGGCCAAGTAA
- the rpmJ gene encoding 50S ribosomal protein L36: MKVQPSVKKICDKCKVIRRHGRIMVICENLRHKQRQG; this comes from the coding sequence GTGAAGGTTCAGCCGAGCGTCAAGAAGATCTGCGACAAGTGCAAGGTGATCCGCCGGCACGGCCGGATCATGGTGATCTGCGAGAACCTGCGGCACAAGCAGCGGCAGGGCTGA
- a CDS encoding LysE family translocator translates to MGILLFFGAALLLAVTPGANNLLGLHHGMRYGITRGLAGLGGRLAAFVLMIVAVAAGLGQLLAASELALTIIKWAGVAYLVWLAARILWTARCDGTPVPAADEEPRRNGWQIARKEFLVAITNPKAVLIFTAFVPQFIDPAHGPVPWQVALLGAVYLLAESVAGIGYIAVGAGVKAARLSRRARRNLDRGTGVVLLGMAGALAGSTAG, encoded by the coding sequence ATGGGGATCCTGCTGTTCTTCGGTGCCGCGCTGCTCCTCGCGGTTACGCCCGGCGCGAACAACCTCCTGGGGCTGCACCACGGCATGCGCTACGGCATCACGCGGGGCCTCGCCGGGTTGGGCGGCCGCCTCGCCGCGTTCGTCCTCATGATCGTCGCGGTCGCCGCCGGTCTCGGTCAGCTGCTCGCCGCATCCGAACTCGCGCTCACGATCATCAAATGGGCAGGCGTCGCGTACCTGGTCTGGCTCGCCGCGCGGATCCTGTGGACGGCAAGGTGCGACGGCACTCCGGTGCCCGCCGCCGACGAGGAGCCGCGGCGAAACGGCTGGCAGATCGCGCGCAAGGAGTTCCTGGTCGCCATCACGAACCCCAAGGCGGTCCTGATCTTCACCGCGTTCGTGCCGCAGTTCATCGACCCGGCGCACGGCCCGGTGCCGTGGCAGGTCGCGCTGCTCGGCGCGGTTTATCTGCTCGCCGAGTCCGTCGCCGGTATCGGATACATCGCGGTGGGCGCCGGGGTGAAGGCGGCGAGGCTGAGCCGACGCGCGAGGCGCAATCTCGACCGCGGCACCGGTGTCGTGCTACTCGGGATGGCGGGCGCGCTCGCCGGTTCGACCGCCGGGTAA
- the rpsH gene encoding 30S ribosomal protein S8: MTMTDPIADFLTRLRNANSAYHDEVVLPHSKIKANIAEILKREGYIAGYRDEPGEKHKNLIVELKYGRNRERSIAGLRRVSKPGLRVYAKSTDLPNVLGGLGVAIISTSSGLQTDRQAKRNGVGGEVLAYVW, translated from the coding sequence ATGACGATGACCGACCCCATCGCAGACTTCTTGACCCGTCTGCGCAACGCGAACTCGGCGTACCACGACGAGGTCGTGCTTCCCCACTCGAAGATCAAGGCGAACATCGCCGAGATCCTCAAGCGCGAGGGCTACATCGCGGGGTACCGCGACGAGCCGGGCGAGAAGCACAAGAACCTCATCGTCGAGCTGAAGTACGGCCGGAACCGTGAGCGCAGCATCGCGGGCCTCCGCCGGGTGTCCAAGCCCGGCCTCCGGGTCTACGCAAAATCGACCGACCTGCCGAACGTTCTCGGTGGCCTCGGCGTCGCGATCATCTCGACGTCCTCCGGCCTCCAGACCGACCGTCAGGCCAAGCGCAACGGCGTGGGCGGCGAAGTCCTCGCCTACGTCTGGTAA
- the rplR gene encoding 50S ribosomal protein L18, translated as MSDTTTTKRKPIGKDVSTRRRVAKARRHFRLRKKISGTSQRPRLVVKRSSRHIAVQLIDDLAGHTLASASTLEADVRALDGDKKAKAAKVGELVAARAKSAGVTAVVFDRGGNAYHGRIAALADAAREAGLEF; from the coding sequence ATGAGCGACACGACTACGACGAAGCGCAAGCCGATCGGCAAGGACGTCTCGACGCGGCGCCGCGTTGCGAAGGCCCGTCGCCACTTCCGGCTCCGCAAGAAGATCAGCGGGACCTCGCAGCGGCCCCGGCTTGTGGTCAAGCGGTCCTCGCGGCACATCGCGGTCCAGCTGATCGACGACCTTGCCGGGCACACCCTGGCGTCGGCGTCGACCCTGGAAGCGGACGTGCGGGCCCTCGACGGCGACAAGAAGGCCAAGGCCGCGAAGGTCGGCGAACTGGTCGCGGCCCGCGCCAAGAGCGCGGGCGTCACCGCGGTGGTGTTCGACCGTGGCGGCAACGCCTACCACGGCCGGATCGCCGCGCTGGCCGACGCCGCCCGCGAGGCGGGGTTGGAATTCTGA
- the rplX gene encoding 50S ribosomal protein L24: protein MKVKKGDTVVVIAGKDKGAKGKVIQAYPDRERVLVEGVNRIKKHTRISQTQRGAQSGGIVTQEAPIHVSNVQVVDSDGKPARVGYRIGEDGKKVRVSRRNGKDI from the coding sequence GTGAAGGTGAAGAAGGGCGACACGGTCGTCGTCATCGCCGGCAAGGACAAGGGCGCCAAGGGCAAGGTCATCCAGGCCTACCCCGACCGCGAGCGCGTGCTCGTCGAGGGCGTGAACCGGATCAAGAAGCACACCCGGATCAGCCAGACCCAGCGTGGTGCGCAGTCCGGGGGCATCGTCACCCAGGAAGCGCCCATCCACGTGTCGAACGTGCAGGTCGTCGACTCCGACGGCAAGCCGGCCCGCGTGGGTTACCGCATCGGCGAGGACGGCAAGAAGGTTCGCGTCTCGCGCAGGAACGGTAAGGACATCTGA
- the rpsK gene encoding 30S ribosomal protein S11: protein MPPKSRTAGAKKVRRKEKKNVAHGHAHIKSTFNNTIVSITDPTGAVISWASSGHVGFKGSRKSTPFAAQMAAENAARKAAEHGMKKVDVFVKGPGSGRETAIRSLQAAGLEVGTIQDVTPQPHNGCRPPKRRRV, encoded by the coding sequence ATGCCACCGAAGTCTCGTACTGCCGGGGCCAAGAAGGTCCGGCGCAAGGAAAAGAAGAACGTCGCTCACGGGCACGCCCACATCAAGAGCACGTTCAACAACACCATCGTCTCGATCACCGACCCGACCGGTGCGGTGATTTCCTGGGCGTCCTCCGGGCACGTCGGGTTCAAGGGCTCGCGGAAGTCCACCCCGTTCGCCGCGCAGATGGCCGCCGAGAACGCCGCCCGCAAGGCCGCCGAGCACGGCATGAAGAAGGTCGACGTGTTCGTGAAGGGCCCCGGCTCCGGCCGGGAGACCGCGATCCGTTCGCTGCAGGCGGCGGGCCTCGAGGTCGGCACCATCCAGGACGTGACCCCGCAGCCTCACAACGGCTGCCGCCCGCCCAAGCGGCGCCGGGTCTGA
- the rpmD gene encoding 50S ribosomal protein L30, whose product MAQLKVTQVKSKIGTKHNHRESLRTLGLRKIRQSVVREDTPQVRGLIHAVRHLVEVEEVKS is encoded by the coding sequence GTGGCTCAGCTGAAGGTCACCCAGGTCAAGAGCAAGATCGGCACCAAGCACAACCACCGCGAATCGCTGCGCACCCTCGGGCTGCGCAAGATCCGGCAGTCCGTGGTGCGTGAAGACACTCCCCAGGTCCGCGGCCTGATCCACGCGGTGCGGCACCTGGTGGAGGTCGAGGAGGTCAAGTCATGA
- the infA gene encoding translation initiation factor IF-1, with protein MGKKDGAIEVEGRVIEPLPNAMFRVELENGHKVLAHISGKMRQHYIRILPEDRVVVELSPYDLSRGRIVYRYK; from the coding sequence ATGGGCAAGAAAGACGGGGCCATCGAGGTCGAAGGCCGCGTAATCGAGCCGCTCCCCAACGCGATGTTCCGAGTCGAGTTGGAGAACGGCCACAAGGTCCTTGCACACATCAGCGGCAAGATGCGGCAGCACTACATCCGCATCCTGCCCGAGGACAGGGTCGTCGTCGAGCTTTCGCCGTACGACTTGTCCCGTGGTCGCATCGTCTACCGCTACAAGTGA
- the rplE gene encoding 50S ribosomal protein L5, whose protein sequence is MTTTEKIVPRLKTRYREEIAGELQKEFSYANVHQIPGVVKVVVNMGVGDAARDSKLIEGAIRDLSTITGQKPEVRKARKSIAQFKLREGQPIGARTTLRGDRMWEFLDRLLTIALPRIRDFRGLSPKQFDGNGNYTFGLNEQSMFHEIDPDAIDRPRGMDVTVVTTATTDDEGRALLRKLGFPFKEN, encoded by the coding sequence ATGACCACCACCGAGAAGATCGTGCCGCGGTTGAAGACCCGGTACCGCGAGGAGATCGCGGGTGAGCTCCAGAAGGAGTTCAGCTACGCCAACGTGCACCAGATCCCCGGTGTGGTGAAGGTCGTCGTGAACATGGGTGTCGGTGACGCCGCCCGTGACAGCAAGCTCATCGAGGGCGCCATCCGCGACCTGTCCACCATCACCGGGCAGAAGCCGGAGGTCCGCAAGGCCCGCAAGTCCATCGCGCAGTTCAAGCTGCGCGAGGGCCAGCCCATCGGCGCCCGCACCACGCTGCGCGGCGACCGGATGTGGGAGTTCCTCGACCGGCTGCTGACCATCGCGCTGCCGCGTATCCGCGACTTCCGCGGCCTTTCGCCGAAGCAGTTCGACGGAAACGGCAACTACACCTTCGGTCTCAACGAGCAGTCCATGTTCCACGAGATCGACCCCGACGCCATCGACCGCCCGCGCGGCATGGACGTCACCGTTGTCACCACCGCCACCACCGACGACGAGGGCCGCGCGCTGCTCCGCAAGCTCGGCTTCCCGTTCAAGGAGAACTGA
- the rpmC gene encoding 50S ribosomal protein L29, giving the protein MAKAAGVAASELRELTAEELVLRLKESKEELFNLRFQMATGQLDNNRRLRTVRTDIARIYTVMRERELGLSVSPDDAESEGAA; this is encoded by the coding sequence ATGGCGAAAGCAGCAGGCGTCGCGGCGTCAGAACTTCGTGAGCTCACTGCGGAAGAGCTCGTGCTGCGCTTGAAGGAATCCAAGGAGGAGCTGTTCAACCTCCGGTTCCAGATGGCCACCGGGCAGCTGGACAACAACCGCAGGCTGCGCACCGTCCGCACGGACATCGCGCGGATCTACACCGTGATGCGGGAGCGCGAACTCGGGCTGTCCGTTTCCCCCGACGACGCCGAGAGTGAGGGTGCGGCATGA
- the rplF gene encoding 50S ribosomal protein L6, with amino-acid sequence MSRIGKLPITVPAGVEVKIDGQHVQVKGPKGTLEHTVAEPITVEFADGTLTVNRPDDERTSRALHGLSRTLVNNLVVGVTDGYEKKLEIHGVGYRVQAKGSDLEFALGYSHPVKIEAPEGITFKVESPTRFSVSGIDKQKVGQTAAVIRKLRRPDPYKGKGLRYEGERIRRKVGKTGK; translated from the coding sequence ATGTCACGTATCGGAAAACTGCCGATCACCGTCCCCGCCGGGGTCGAGGTGAAGATCGACGGCCAGCACGTCCAGGTCAAGGGTCCCAAGGGCACCCTGGAGCACACGGTCGCCGAGCCGATCACCGTCGAGTTCGCTGACGGCACGCTCACGGTGAACCGGCCCGACGACGAGCGGACCAGCCGCGCGCTGCACGGCCTGAGCCGCACCCTGGTGAACAACCTCGTCGTCGGCGTGACCGACGGGTACGAGAAGAAGCTCGAGATCCACGGCGTCGGTTACCGCGTGCAGGCCAAGGGCTCGGACCTCGAGTTCGCGCTCGGCTACAGCCACCCGGTCAAGATCGAGGCGCCCGAGGGCATCACCTTCAAGGTGGAGAGCCCGACCCGGTTCTCGGTGTCCGGCATCGACAAGCAGAAGGTCGGCCAGACGGCCGCCGTCATCCGCAAGCTGCGGCGCCCCGACCCCTACAAGGGCAAGGGCCTGCGGTACGAGGGTGAGCGCATCCGTCGCAAGGTCGGAAAGACGGGTAAGTGA
- the rplO gene encoding 50S ribosomal protein L15 — protein MTAIKIHHLRPAPGSKQDKIRVGRGEGSKGKTAGRGTKGTKARKNVPAGFEGGQMPIHMRLPKLRGFKNRFRTEYQPVNVGDIARVFADGGKVGPEELADRGLVRKGKLVKVLGNGDVNGVKLDVTADAFSASAKEKLAAAGGSATTN, from the coding sequence ATGACGGCCATCAAGATCCACCACTTGCGGCCGGCACCGGGATCGAAGCAGGACAAGATCCGCGTCGGTCGTGGTGAGGGCTCCAAGGGCAAGACCGCCGGTCGCGGCACGAAGGGCACCAAGGCCCGCAAGAACGTGCCCGCCGGTTTCGAGGGTGGGCAGATGCCCATCCACATGCGGCTGCCGAAGCTGCGCGGCTTCAAGAACCGGTTCCGCACCGAGTACCAGCCGGTGAACGTGGGCGACATCGCCCGCGTCTTCGCCGACGGTGGCAAGGTCGGCCCGGAGGAGCTCGCCGACCGCGGCCTCGTCCGCAAGGGCAAGCTCGTCAAGGTTCTCGGCAACGGTGACGTCAACGGCGTCAAGCTGGACGTCACCGCGGACGCCTTCTCGGCCTCGGCCAAGGAGAAGCTCGCCGCCGCCGGTGGCTCCGCCACCACCAACTGA
- the map gene encoding type I methionyl aminopeptidase, with protein MIEIKTPGELEAMRAAGLIVAKTLALVTAAAKPGVSTAELDELAEQTIRDANAVPSFKGYHGFPASICASVNEQIVHGIPARSAVLADGDLISVDCGAILDGWHGDSAVTIAIGEVSDADLALSEATKEAMWAGVRAAVVGAKLTDISHAVQTSAERSSAANGIEYGQIVEYGGHGIGREMHMDPFLPNVGKPGKGPKLKPGMALAIEPMLTGGSGETVELDDGWTVVTADGSRAAHWEHTVAITAEGPQVLTAPAADDV; from the coding sequence ATGATCGAAATCAAGACGCCCGGTGAGCTGGAAGCCATGCGGGCGGCGGGCCTGATCGTCGCCAAGACGCTCGCGTTGGTGACCGCGGCGGCGAAGCCCGGCGTGAGCACGGCGGAGCTCGACGAACTGGCCGAGCAGACGATCAGGGACGCGAACGCGGTGCCGTCGTTCAAGGGCTACCACGGCTTTCCGGCGTCGATCTGCGCCTCGGTCAACGAGCAGATCGTGCACGGCATCCCGGCCAGGTCGGCGGTGCTGGCGGACGGCGATCTCATCTCCGTCGACTGCGGCGCCATCCTCGACGGCTGGCACGGCGACTCGGCCGTGACGATCGCGATCGGCGAGGTCTCCGACGCCGATCTCGCGCTGTCGGAGGCGACCAAGGAAGCGATGTGGGCCGGTGTTCGCGCCGCGGTCGTCGGCGCCAAGCTCACCGACATCTCGCACGCCGTCCAGACCTCCGCCGAGCGCTCCTCAGCAGCCAACGGCATCGAGTACGGGCAGATCGTCGAGTACGGCGGGCACGGCATCGGCCGCGAGATGCACATGGACCCGTTCCTGCCGAACGTCGGCAAACCGGGGAAGGGGCCGAAGCTGAAGCCGGGCATGGCGCTCGCGATCGAGCCCATGCTGACCGGCGGCAGCGGGGAGACCGTCGAGCTGGACGACGGCTGGACCGTGGTCACCGCGGACGGCTCGCGGGCGGCGCACTGGGAACACACCGTCGCCATCACCGCCGAAGGCCCCCAAGTCCTCACCGCCCCCGCCGCGGACGACGTTTAG
- a CDS encoding type Z 30S ribosomal protein S14, producing the protein MAKKALIHKAAKTPKFKVRGYTRCQRCGRPHSVFRKFGLCRVCLREMAHAGELPGVSKSSW; encoded by the coding sequence ATGGCCAAGAAAGCGCTGATCCACAAGGCCGCGAAGACGCCGAAGTTCAAGGTGCGTGGCTACACCCGTTGCCAGCGGTGCGGCAGGCCGCACTCGGTGTTCCGCAAGTTCGGACTCTGCCGGGTGTGCCTCCGCGAGATGGCGCACGCGGGCGAACTGCCCGGCGTCAGCAAGTCCAGCTGGTAA
- the rpsE gene encoding 30S ribosomal protein S5 has protein sequence MPGRTRQFGGGQGGPGGGQGGNDRNDRRGGGRDRRDGGRGGAGQEKTPHLERVVAINRVAKVVKGGRRFSFTALVVVGDGDGQVGVGYGKAKEVPAAIAKGVEEAKKNFFRVPRIAGTIPHPIQGEDAAGVVLLRPASAGTGVIAGGPVRAVLECAGVHDVLSKSLGSDNAINIVHATVAALKGLQRPEEVAARRGLPLEDVAPARMLRQRAGQGV, from the coding sequence ATGCCGGGACGTACACGGCAATTCGGCGGCGGACAGGGCGGCCCCGGCGGCGGACAGGGCGGCAACGACCGCAATGACCGTCGCGGTGGCGGCCGCGACCGTCGCGACGGCGGTCGTGGCGGGGCCGGCCAGGAGAAGACCCCGCACCTCGAGCGCGTAGTGGCGATCAACCGCGTCGCCAAGGTGGTCAAGGGTGGCCGCCGGTTCAGCTTCACCGCGCTGGTGGTCGTCGGCGACGGCGACGGCCAGGTCGGCGTCGGCTACGGCAAGGCCAAGGAAGTTCCCGCGGCCATCGCCAAGGGTGTCGAGGAAGCGAAGAAGAACTTCTTCCGCGTTCCCCGCATCGCCGGCACCATCCCGCACCCCATCCAGGGTGAGGACGCCGCGGGCGTCGTGCTGCTCCGCCCGGCCAGCGCCGGTACCGGTGTCATCGCCGGTGGCCCGGTGCGCGCGGTGCTGGAGTGCGCGGGCGTGCACGACGTGCTGTCCAAGTCGCTCGGCTCGGACAACGCGATCAACATCGTGCACGCGACCGTCGCGGCCCTGAAGGGGCTGCAGCGCCCCGAAGAGGTCGCGGCCCGCCGTGGCCTGCCGCTCGAGGACGTGGCTCCGGCCCGGATGCTGCGTCAGCGCGCCGGACAGGGGGTCTGA
- the rpsM gene encoding 30S ribosomal protein S13, translating to MARLAGVDLPREKRLEIALTYIYGIGRTRSKQLVAATELNPDTRVKDLSDDDLVKLRDHIEENFKVEGDLRREVNADIRRKIEIGCYEGLRWRRGLPVRGQRTKTNARTRKGPKKTVAGKKKAGKK from the coding sequence ATGGCACGACTCGCTGGCGTCGATCTTCCCCGCGAGAAGCGGTTGGAGATCGCGCTGACCTACATCTACGGCATCGGCCGTACCCGTTCGAAGCAGCTCGTCGCCGCGACGGAACTGAACCCGGACACCAGGGTGAAGGACCTGTCGGACGACGACCTGGTCAAGCTGCGTGACCACATCGAAGAGAACTTCAAGGTCGAGGGTGACCTTCGCCGCGAGGTGAACGCCGACATCCGTCGGAAGATCGAGATCGGGTGCTACGAGGGCCTTCGCTGGCGTCGCGGACTTCCCGTCCGCGGTCAGCGCACGAAGACCAACGCCCGCACCCGCAAGGGTCCGAAGAAGACGGTCGCCGGCAAGAAGAAGGCTGGCAAGAAGTGA